DNA sequence from the Terriglobales bacterium genome:
TTCCGTGTCGGAAAACTGGCTGCGAAAACCCTCTGAATTCAATGTTGTCTGGCGCTGAGCCGGTGGCATATCACGCAGTTCGCGGAAAGTGCGGGCGACAACACGCCGCCGATCCGTTGGAAGTGCACCCAGTTGTTGCATCGCTCCGCGAACCTGCTGCCGTTGATTAGGTGTCAGATGTTCCAACACCTCATTGCGTTCAAGAATCCGTCGGCGCTGGTCCGGTGGCATATTGTTGAGCCGCGATAGCCGATCCAGCATGCGTTGCTGCGTCAGTGGGGGAAGATCGTGAAAGCCGGGTTCTTTTTGAAGAGCACGTTGCTGCTGTTCCAATGGCAGATTGCTGTGGCGATCCATCCACTCGGCCAAATGCTCCTTGTTTGGTTGAGGTTGCATCGTTTTGGGGGCGGAACGTCCCTGTGCCGTAGGAGGGTGAGCACCAAAACTACCCTTCGCTCCTCCAGGCTGCGCGTTTACGACAGATACAGAAGCTAGCAACACAAAAGCTGCCAAGGTTGGAGCCAAATTAAGTCGAAATGTGACAAACAATGGCATGATATTCAAGTAACAGATATATATCTAGATAATGCAACGCTCTGTCTTGTACTCGCAACGAGATTACTGCGTTTAACCTCCTTGTCGCGAAAAATATTCTTTGCATGACGAATGTTAGATCAAGGGGGAGCCGTCATCGGTTGAGCTATCTTCCTGCAAAAGTTGATCCATCGTCTGTAGCGCCTGATCATTTTTATCGAGTATCTGTAAATCTTCGAC
Encoded proteins:
- a CDS encoding DUF3106 domain-containing protein is translated as MPLFVTFRLNLAPTLAAFVLLASVSVVNAQPGGAKGSFGAHPPTAQGRSAPKTMQPQPNKEHLAEWMDRHSNLPLEQQQRALQKEPGFHDLPPLTQQRMLDRLSRLNNMPPDQRRRILERNEVLEHLTPNQRQQVRGAMQQLGALPTDRRRVVARTFRELRDMPPAQRQTTLNSEGFRSQFSDTERSTLSNLLAVEPLLPAPQPHE